The stretch of DNA CGACGCGACGGTCCACGTGCCGGGGTCGAAGTCCGTCACCAACCGCGCCCTGGTGCTCGCCGCCCTCGCCTCCGAGCCGGGCTGGCTGCGCCGCCCGCTGCGCTCCCGCGACACGCTGCTGATGGCCGGCGCGCTGCGGGCCATGGGCGTCGGCATCGACGAGGGCGTGGGGCCGGACGGCACCGGGGAGGCCTGGCGCGTGATCCCCGCGGGGCTGCACGGCCCGGCCACGGTCGACGTCGGCAACGCCGGCACGGTGATGCGCTTCCTGCCGCCGGTCGCCGCGCTGGCCGACGGCCCCATCCGCTTCGACGGCGACCCGCGGTCGTACGAGCGTCCGCTGAACGGCGTCATCGACGCGCTGCGCGTCCTCGGCGCCCGGATCGACGACGAGAGCCGCGGCGCGCTGCCGATGACCGTGCACGGCAGCGGCGCGCTGGACGGCGGGCCGGTGGAGATCGACGCCTCCTCCTCGTCCCAGTTCGTCAGCGCCCTGCTGCTGTCCGGACCGCGCTTCAACCAGGGCGTGGAGGTCCGGCACACCGGGTCGTCGCTGCCGTCGCTGCCGCACATCCGGATGACGGTCGACATGCTGCGGGCGGTCGGCGCACAGGTGGACACCCCCGAGTCGGGCGGCGAGCCGAACGTCTGGCGGGTCACCCCGGGCGCCCTGCTCGGCCGGGACCTGGTCGTGGAGCCCGACCTGTCCAACGCCCAGCCCTTCCTCGCGGCGGCGCTGGTGACCGGCGGCAAGGTCGTCGTCCCCGACTGGCCGGCCCGGACGACCCAGCCGGGTGACCGGCTGCGGCAGATCTTCACCGAGATGGGGGGTTCCTGCGAACTCACCGACTACGGCCTGGTGTTCACCGGTTCGGGTGCCGTGCACGGCATCGACGTGGACCTCGGCGAGGTCGGCGAGCTGACCCCGGGCATCGCGGCCGTCGCCGCGCTCGCGGACTCGCCCTCG from Streptomyces sp. 6-11-2 encodes:
- the aroA gene encoding 3-phosphoshikimate 1-carboxyvinyltransferase, translated to MAPNPAHTALWPAPHASGAVDATVHVPGSKSVTNRALVLAALASEPGWLRRPLRSRDTLLMAGALRAMGVGIDEGVGPDGTGEAWRVIPAGLHGPATVDVGNAGTVMRFLPPVAALADGPIRFDGDPRSYERPLNGVIDALRVLGARIDDESRGALPMTVHGSGALDGGPVEIDASSSSQFVSALLLSGPRFNQGVEVRHTGSSLPSLPHIRMTVDMLRAVGAQVDTPESGGEPNVWRVTPGALLGRDLVVEPDLSNAQPFLAAALVTGGKVVVPDWPARTTQPGDRLRQIFTEMGGSCELTDYGLVFTGSGAVHGIDVDLGEVGELTPGIAAVAALADSPSTLRGVAHLRLHETDRLAALTKEINELGGDVTETADGLHIRPRRLHGGVFHTYEDHRMATAGAIIGLAVEGVQIEDVATTAKTLPDFPDLWTGMLGA